In Uranotaenia lowii strain MFRU-FL chromosome 2, ASM2978415v1, whole genome shotgun sequence, one genomic interval encodes:
- the LOC129747886 gene encoding transcription factor Atoh1 gives MEAMNALAKMYPKLSAVELSAILMKGAAMSAAAAASLERDSGFNSGSSEHEDDLKSFDHSSRDGLISPENSSVDSVEVKLPQTTIPTKNKRKSTEPLRVVSDAELLGPIKKRIRYEQQTRLEKEMLEYHNHGSNPFRPWAPSDDLQPSSHPIPAHFTNPAELPIRHPGVTTLHRAISIKPLDELQQQSPPPSFNPASISSSFQQQPLALVSKKPKSSKTPRTPEKSPDFSPLDLHQRSPSEALFIPPHPVPPSECSSGTPKSSQPRNYKNMTRERRIEANARERSRVHTISAAYEKLRQAVPAYSNAQKLSKLSILRIACSYILMLSRMAGEDFSVDASEPSVDECVEMVTRTIQTEGKIKKKKDE, from the coding sequence GTGCTGCGATGTCCGCTGCTGCCGCTGCCTCGTTGGAACGTGATTCCGGTTTCAATTCGGGCAGTTCCGAGCACGAAGATGATCTCAAGAGCTTCGATCACAGCTCCCGGGACGGATTAATTTCACCGGAAAACAGCTCGGTGGATTCGGTCGAAGTAAAATTACCGCAAACTACCATTCCCACGAAAAACAAACGCAAAAGTACCGAACCCTTGCGGGTAGTTTCGGATGCGGAGCTCCTGGGACCAATCAAAAAGCGCATCCGCTATGAACAGCAAACGCGGCTTGAAAAGGAGATGCTAGAGTACCACAATCATGGAAGCAATCCCTTCCGACCTTGGGCTCCAAGTGATGATCTACAGCCATCTAGCCATCCAATTCCCGCACACTTCACCAATCCTGCCGAGCTGCCAATACGGCATCCAGGAGTAACTACCCTTCACCGAGCCATCAGCATAAAGCCCCTGGATGAACTGCAGCAGCAATCCCCTCCACCATCATTCAATCCCGCTTCAATCAGTTCCTCCTTCCAGCAGCAACCCCTTGCGCTGGTATCGAAAAAACCAAAATCCTCCAAAACTCCTCGAACGCCCGAAAAATCTCCCGACTTCTCACCGCTCGACCTTCACCAGCGCAGCCCCAGCGAAGCGCTCTTCATCCCGCCGCATCCGGTACCCCCAAGTGAATGCTCATCGGGCACCCCCAAATCGTCACAACCCCGCAACTACAAAAACATGACCCGCGAGCGACGAATCGAAGCCAACGCTCGGGAGCGCTCACGAGTGCACACGATCTCAGCAGCCTACGAAAAACTTCGGCAAGCCGTCCCCGCCTACTCCAATGCGCAGAAACTTTCCAAGTTGTCGATTCTGCGGATCGCATGTTCCTACATACTGATGCTGAGCCGGATGGCTGGCGAAGACTTCAGCGTAGACGCCTCGGAACCCTCGGTGGACGAATGCGTCGAAATGGTCACCCGAACCATCCAAACCGAGGGCAAAATCAAGAAGAAGAAAGACGAGTGA
- the LOC129742389 gene encoding uncharacterized protein K02A2.6-like, giving the protein MPAPSDVTTLRSFLGAVNFYGKFVREMHQLRHPLDKLLKKDAKFIWTQECQRAFSNIKRILQSNLLLTHYNPEHDIIVAGEASKTGIGAVIMHRFPNGSVKAIAHASKSLNQAEQNYSQIEKEALALVFACTKFHRMLWGRRFTLQTDHQPLLKVFGCKKGIPVHTANRLQRWALTLLGYDSRLINKHEKPDEEAVIAMVHAETDISSSLQDTLQHLPITFEMVLKATAKDPVLQKVKLYINNGWPTRSEAIPDTEVRPFYGRRESYSLVGDCVMMMNRVVIPKSLQKRIQKQIHQGHPGIERSKAIARGIVFWPQINNDIKDNVQRCSSCVSAAKSPPQASPQPWPSADGPWQRLHIDFAGPVEGFYYLVVVDSFTKWPEILQTRSPTSSTTIAFLRECFARFGIPTLIVTDNGSQFVSAMFRKFCEELGVVHLRTAPYHPQSNGQAERFVDTLKRSLKKIIGGGETSTATALQKFLHIYRSTQSAVLGGKSPDNMMLGRSMRTILDLLRPTCPPVRQQFKRNRTFEVGSPVYAKVYSTNDEWKWMPGVVLERIGNVNYNVLLDHQVGRRKVLRSHLDQMKIRSSDEPSAAEAPIQLNILMEEFNLQQPTIPVPFDGRNGSATVVQQPTDIVPEEQLFIPDNLPEHDEVPQIDDSYPDLEGTLRPDFQEPGPSSCSTPLQQRPRQSVRLPRKLDDYICY; this is encoded by the coding sequence ATGCCAGCTCCATCTGACGTTACCACTCTGCGGTCATTCCTGGGCGCAGTTAATTTCTACGGGAAATTTGTCCGAGAGATGCACCAATTACGCCACCCTTTAGATAAGCTTCTGAAGAAGGATGCGAAATTCATTTGGACCCAGGAATGTCAACGTGCCTTTTCAAACATCAAGCGGATTCTGCAATCAAATCTGCTCCTCACCCATTACAATCCGGAACACGATATCATCGTGGCTGGTGAAGCATCAAAGACCGGCATCGGAGCCGTCATCATGCATCGTTTTCCCAACGGATCCGTGAAGGCAATTGCTCATGCTTCTAAGTCCCTCAATCAAGCTGAGCAAAACTACAGCCAAATCGAAAAGGAAGCACTTGCGTTGGTTTTCGCCTGTACCAAATTCCATCGCATGCTTTGGGGCCGTCGATTTACGTTGCAGACAGACCATCAACCGTTGCTAAAAGTTTTCGGATGCAAGAAGGGAATACCAGTGCATACTGCCAACCGACTCCAGCGTTGGGCACTCACTCTCCTGGGCTACGATTCACGACTCATCAACAAGCACGAGAAGCCAGACGAGGAAGCAGTCATTGCAATGGTTCATGCCGAAACTGACATCAGTTCCAGTTTACAAGACACCCTACAACACCTTCCGATCACATTCGAAATGGTTCTAAAAGCTACCGCTAAGGATCCAGTTCTTCAGAAAGTAAAGCTCTACATTAACAACGGCTGGCCAACGCGTAGCGAAGCAATTCCCGACACTGAGGTAAGACCATTTTATGGCCGTCGAGAATCTTATTCATTGGTTGGCGATTGCGTGATGATGATGAACCGAGTCGTTATTCCGAAGAGTCTCCAGAAACGGATCCAGAAGCAAATTCATCAGGGTCATCCCGGAATCGAGCGATCAAAAGCTATTGCTCGAGGCATCGTTTTCTGGCCCCAAATCAACAACGACATCAAAGACAACGTGCAAAGGTGCTCAAGCTGTGTCAGTGCTGCGAAATCTCCACCTCAAGCATCCCCACAGCCGTGGCCATCAGCAGATGGTCCGTGGCAACGTCTTCACATAGATTTTGCCGGTCCTGTGGAAGGATTCTACTATCTGGTCGTCGTGGATTCCTTCACAAAATGGCCGGAAATTCTTCAGACGAGATCTCCCACAAGCTCTACTACAATCGCCTTTCTCCGAGAATGTTTTGCTCGCTTCGGAATACCAACGCTTATCGTGACTGACAACGGTAGCCAATTCGTTAGCGCTATGTTTCGGAAGTTTTGCGAGGAGTTAGGAGTCGTTCACCTACGTACAGCACCGTATCATCCGCAATCCAATGGCCAAGCGGAACGGTTTGTGGACACTCTGAAACGATCTTTGAAGAAAATCATCGGGGGAGGAGAGACATCAACTGCAACAGCACTTCAAAAGTTCCTGCACATCTATCGTTCTACACAGTCCGCAGTGCTAGGTGGGAAATCACCCGACAATATGATGCTAGGACGTTCCATGCGCACAATTTTGGATCTTCTGCGCCCAACGTGTCCACCTGTCAGACAGCAATTCAAGCGCAACCGAACGTTCGAAGTTGGGTCTCCTGTTTACGCCAAGGTGTAttcaacaaacgatgaatggAAGTGGATGCCAGGTGTGGTCCTCGAAAGAATCGGCAACGTCAACTATAACGTTCTCCTGGATCATCAAGTTGGCCGACGAAAGGTTCTTCGATCCCATCTAGACCAGATGAAGATTCGCTCCAGCGATGAACCTTCAGCAGCAGAGGCTCCAATTCAATTGAACATCTTGATGGAAGAGTTTAATCTTCAGCAACCAACGATTCCTGTACCGTTCGATGGCAGAAATGGGTCTGCCACAGTCGTTCAACAACCAACCGACATCGTACCAGAAGAACAACTATTCATTCCTGACAATCTTCCTGAACATGACGAGGTCCCGCAAATAGACGACAGTTATCCTGATCTTGAAGGAACACTTCGGCCCGACTTCCAGGAACCTGGTCCATCTTCGTGTTCAACTCCATTACAACAACGTCCCCGGCAATCCGTGCGTCTTCCAAGGAAGCTAGATGACTACATCTGCTATTAG